In Nocardioides jishulii, the DNA window CACCACGATGCGGCGCGGCACCTTGTAGCGCGTGAGCTCGGCCCGGGCGAACGAGCGGACGTCCTCGGGATCCACGGTCTCGCCCTCGGCGGCGACCACCGCGGCGACGACCTCCTCCAAGTCCTCAATGGTGCGTACGCCCACGACGGCGGCGTCGGCCACGCTCGGGTGGCGACGCAGCACGGCCTCCACCTCGGAGGGGTAGACGTTGAACCCCCCGGTGATGACGACCTCCTTGATACGGTCGACCACCGTGATGAAGCCGTCGGGCGCCATCGTGACGATGTCACCGGTGCGGAACCAACCGTCGTGGAAGGCGGCGGCGGTCTCCTCGGGAAGGCCGCGGTAGCCGTCGAAGACCTGGGGACCCTTGACCAGGAGCTCACCGCGCTCGCCGAGCTCCACCTCGCGGTCGAGGTTCTCGGGGTCGACGATGCGCACCTGCGTGTCGGGGAACGGAACCCCGATCGAACCCGGCCGCCGGCCCTTCGACATCGGGTTGCCGACGATCACCGGCGAGGTCTCGGTGAGCCCGTACCCCTCGACGAGGAGCCCACCGGTGGCGGCCTCCCACCGGTCGACCAGCGGGGCGTGGAGCGGCATCGCCCCGGAGAGGGCCCACTTGATGCCGCGGATGGAGACGCCGCTGCGCTCGGCCTCGTCGACGATCCGCTGGTAGAGCGGCGGGACGGCCGGCACGAAGGACGGCACGTCGCGCTTGATCGCCTCCATCACCAGCGGGATCTCCGGCTTCGGCAGCAGCACCAGCTTGGCCGCCACCGAGAGGCCGAGCAGGACGCTGACGGTGATGCCGTAGGCGTGGAAGAGCGGCAGCGCGACCAGGACCGACTCCTGGCCCGGCACCATGCCCGAGACCCACTTCTGCCCCTGGAGGACGTTGGCCACCAGGTTGCGGTGACGCAGCGGCACGCCCTTGGGAGCGCCGGTGGTGCCGGAGGTGTAGAGCGTCAGCGCCACGTCGTCGGCGACCGGGCGGGGATGGTCGTCGGGCAGGGGCTCGTGGGCCAGCAGCTCGCGCCACGGCGTCGTCCCGGGCGCAGGCGCGTGGAGCTGGTCGCGGGCGGCGCGAGCCTTGGCGATCGGGAGCTTGAGAGCGAGGCGCTTGGTCAGTGGCAGCTCACTCGTGAGGTCGACGGCGACGACGTGCTCCAGCGCGCAGTCGTCCTTCAGCGAGCCGACGACGCCAGCGACCTTGTCCCACACGACGGCGACGCGGGCGCCGTGGTCGAGGAAGGGCCCTCGCAGCTCGGAGGCGGTGTAGAGCGGGTTGTGCTCGACGACGGTCGCGCCCAGCCGCAGCACGGCCAGGAACGCGATCACGTTCTGCGGGCAGTTGGGCATCACCAGCGCCACGTTGTCGCCCGCCCGGACCCCGAGGTCACGCAGACCCGAGGCCGCGCGGAGGACCGCGTCGTGCGTCGCGGCGTACGAGGTGATGCGTCCCATGAAGTCGAGCGCGGGGCGGTCGCCGTACGCCTCAGCCGCTGACTCGAAGAGGTCCAGCACCGTGGTGTCGCCGTACTCCAGCGTCAACGGCACGCCGGGGGCGTAGGACTGGGCCCACAGGGGGGACTCGGCACTCATCGATACCTTCCTGGCGCCGGCGACTCGGGGGGCCGCGCCAGAGCAAACCTACAACTGCGCCCCGATGGCTAGCATGGGGCCATGACCACCGGGAAGCGCATCGCACTGGCCCTCGGCGGCGGTGGCGCGCGTGGCTACGCCCACATCGGGGTCGTGCGGGTGCTGGAGGAGCGTGGCTACGAGGTGGTCGGCATCGCCGGCACCTCGATGGGCTCGCTCGTCGGCGCCCTGCACGCCAAGGGGGTGCTGGGCGAGTACGAACACTGGGTCAGCCGTCTCACCCAGCGCGACGTGATCCGGCTGCTCGACCCCACCCTGCGCTCCCCCGGCGCGATCAAGGGCGACCGGGTCATGGCCCGGGTCAGCGAGCTCCTGGCGGGGGCACGCGTCGAGGACCTGCCCATGCCCTTCACCGCTGTCGCCACCGACCTGCTGGGGCGCAAGGAAGTCTGGTTCCAGGAAGGGCCGGTCGACATGGCCGTACGCGCCTCGATCGCGCTTCCGAGCTTCTTCACGCCGGTCATGCTCAACGGGCGGCTGCTGGCCGACGGCGGCCTGATGAACCCGGTGCCGATCGCACCGCTCTCCGGCCTCGACGTCGACCTCGTCGTGGCGGTCAACGTCAACGGCACGCCGGTCGGTGCGGAGCGGGTGCGTGAGTCCGCCGATCCCCGGACCGAGAGCGAGTGGCAGGAGCGTCTGCGACGCACCGCCTCCCAGGTCTTCGACAGCGAGACCGGACGCCGCATCACCTCGTGGCTGGCGGCCCGGCGGGCCGAGACGACGCACCCCGAGATCGAGGGCGACGACGCGACGGGCCTGCCCGCCCACGAGGAGGCCGGGGGCAGCTTCGAGGGGTTGCCCGCCGACCTGGGGATGCTGAGCGTGATGGAGCTGTCGCTCGACGCCCTGCAGAGCGTCGTCACCCGTTACCGACTCGCCAGCTATCCGCCGGACGTGATGATCACGATGCCCAAGGACATCTGCAAGACCCTCGACTTCCACCGTGCGGCCGAGATGGTGGAGGTGGGCCGGACGTACGCCGAGCGTGCGTTGGAGGCTCACGCCCAGCTCAGGGACGTACAGCCCGACCAGTACTAGACCGACCAGTACCGGGCTCGGGCGTTGGTCCCCGGGCGCTCCGGACGCCCGGCTAGGCCCTGTGGACCGGCGAAGGCAGTCTCAGGACGGCCCGCAGCCCGTTCGGCTCGTTGTCGTGCAGCTCCAGACCGCCACCGTGGGCCTCGGCCACGCTGCGTGCCACGGCGAGCCCCAACCCCCTCCCGGGACGAGCGGTCAGTCCCTCGACGCCTCGTTCGAAGGGCATCACGAGGCGCTCACGCTCAGCGCGGGAGATGCCGGCGCCCCGGTCCTCCACGGTGACCTCGATCCCCGCGTTCGTCTGTCTGGCCGTGAGGTGCACCGGCGCGCCGGGCGGACCGTGCTGGAGCGCGTTGACCAGCAGGGCGTTGAGCGAGCGCGCGAGAAGGCGCTCGTCGACCATGGCCATGAGGGTGGGCGGTGCCGTGACGACCACGCCGTGGCACGGCCGCTTCGCGGTGGCGTCGTCCACGCACCGCTTCAGGAGCGGGACCAGGTCGTGCTCCGCGGGATGGACGTGGCCCACCTCCTCGAGGTCGACGAGGGCGGAGACCGACCTCACGAGGTCACTCAACCGTTCGCCCGCCTCCAGGACCCGGTCGAGCGAGGTCGCCGCCCACCCCGGGAGCTGGGGAACCAGGTCCTCCAGCATCTCGGCGTGGCCGAGCAACGCCGTCAGCGGCGTGCGCAGCTCGTGGTTGACCGTCTCCACCAGCCGGTCGCGCAGTGCGTTCTGGCGCTCCACCTGCGCACGCTGCGCCGTGATGTCGTCGAAGAGGACGAACCCGCCCTGCACGGCCCCGTCCTCACCGAGCAACGGAGCACCGCGCGCCCGCAGGACGACGTGGCTGCCGTCGAGCAGCTCGACGGCCATCACCTGGTCCTGGAAGGTCTCCCCCAGTCGGGCACGGTTGAGCGGCTCCTCGTCGCTGCGCAGCAGGCGGGAACCGTCCTCGGTGTAGACCCGGAAGTAGCGCGGAATGTCCTCGACCGGCACCGGTGAGAAGCGGTTCTGGATCAGCTCCTGCAGCCCCGGGCTCATCAGCCGCACCCGGCCCTGCGTGTCCCCCACGGCGATGGCCAGGGACGTACCGCGAAGCAGGGCCTCGAGCAGGACCCCCCTCAGGGGGTCCCGGGGCGTAGGCGTCTCCGGGGCGTCCGGCACACGACCTCCCTACCACGCATCGAGGATGCGTTCACTCGGCGACGCAGGCGCGCGGGTGGCGCCCGCGCCTCACTTCTCCTGCAGCGACCGGTGGTTGCGGATGACCTGCTCGATGATCAGGCCGAGGATCTTCTCCGCGAACTGCGGGTCGAGCCCGGAGCTCTCCGCCAGGCCGCGCAGGCGCTTGATCTGGTACTCCTCACGCGCCGGGTCAGCCGGCGGCATCGCGGCCGAGGCCTTGAGCTCACCGACCCGCTGGGTGCACTTGAAGCGCTCCGCGAGGAGGTGGACCAGTGCTGCGTCCAGGTTGTCGATGCTCGCGCGCAGGCGACCCAGTTCGGCGAGGGCTTTCTCGTCGGTCATGGGGCAATGCAAACAGGGGTCCGGTGACGGTTCGGCACCGGGGCCACGTCGCGGACGCCCGGGCGCGACGCCCTGACCCGGGGGTCAGGGCGTCGCCGCCTCGCGGGACCGTGCGGTCAGCGCGGGACGAGGGCCCAGAGGTCGAGGTCGAGCAGGACGTCGGGGGCGTACTTGCCGTCCTCGCCCCGCAGGGTCATCGACTCGTCCCGACCGCGGGTCGCGACCAGGCGCAGACGCAGCGCGCCGACGCCCGGCGCGGACGTCTCGGCCTTGTCGAGGACCTCGGACCAGGCGTACACGGTGTCACCGGCAAAGGCGGGGGACGCGTGGGCGCCGGCGTTGATGGCGGCGATCAGCTGGGCGTTGGCCAGACCGTTGAAGGAGAGCGCACGGGCCATCGAGATGATGTGGCCCCCGTAGATGAGGCGCTTGCCGTCAGGGCGTGCCTCGGTGTTGAAGTGCACCTTGGCCGTGTTCTGCCACAACCGGGTGGCCATCATGTGCTCGGCGTCGGTGAGCGTCACGCCGTCGACGTGGTCGATCTTCTCGCCCACCTCGTAGTCGTCGAAGCGGTGGGGCTCGCCGGCCGCGGTGAAGTCGTAGTCGCGGAAGTCCAGCCCTTCCGGGACAACCAGGTCGGCGACGTCGACGACCTGGGCCAGCTCCGGCACCACCGTCTCGGGAGCCGGGGCGGAGGCGTCGCGCTTGTGGACCATGACCCAGCGGACCCACTCGACAGCGACCTCGTCCCGCTGGTTGGTCGCGGTGGAGCGCACGTGGACGACGCCCGTCCTGCCGTTGGAGTTCTGCTTGAGGCCGATCACCTCGGACTTCGTGGTCAGGGTGTCACCGGCGACCACGGGCTCGAGGAAACGGCACTCCGCGTAGCCCAGGTTGGCCACCGCGTTGAGCGAGATGTCCGGCACCGTCTTGCCGAAGCCGATGTGGAAGGCGATCAGCTCCTCCACGGGGGCGCCGCGCAGCCCGACGGACGCTGCGAACTCGGCGGACGACGGGAGCGCGAACCGGGTCGGGTAGAGGGCGCCGTAGAGCGCGCGGTCCCCCTCGGTGACGGTCCGCGGAGTCGCGTGCTCGATCACCTGACCGACGGTGAAGTCCTCGAAGAAGTTGCCTGCATTGGTCTTGGCCATGGCCGACATTGTGCCGAAGCGCCCCGGCCCGCCATGCGGGTGTGCCTGACGTCCCACTCCGCGGGCAGCTCGCCGACGCCGGGAGCCGTGGCCGCGCTGCGTATGCTGGCGCGCATGAGTTGGGTCCTGTCGACGCCTGCAGCATCGCTCGTCCTCGAGGTCCTGGAACCGACCGTCGACGGGGCCGTCATCGCGCTGCCCTACCGGATCGTCCACCGTGAGACCGACGAGTCGGTCGAGTTCACCGAACGCGTCACCCTCCCGGGTGACTCCACGGTGACGCCCTCCGTCCGGCTGCTCCGCCTGCTGGCCCTCGCCGCGGCGCCGAGCTACTACAAGACCTGCATCCCCGCCACCGTGCGCGTGCCGAGCGGGCTGACCCAGGTCGAGCGCGACTTCCTGGTCGAGGTGGTGGCCCACGGCCTGGGCGAGTTCGCCTACCGCAACCAGGTGCCGCAGGCCCTGCGGCCAGGCGTCGAGGCCCCGCCACTCCCCGAGCCCGAGCCGCACGCGTCCGTCGCCCACGACCCGGTCCGTCCGCTCGTCGCCGTCGGTGGCGGCAAGGACTCCATCGTCACCATCGAGTCGCTGCGGGGCATGGGCGTCACCCCGACCCTCTTCTCGGTCAACTCGTACGCCCCGATCGAGGCGACCGCCCGGACGGCCGAGCTTCCTTTGGTGGTGGCCCGCCGCGCGCTGGACCCGCTGCTCTTCGAGCTCAACGCTGCTGGCGCGCTCAACGGCCACGTGCCCGTCACGGCCGTCAACTCGGTGATCGGGCTGCTGACGGCCGAGCGGCTCGGACTGGACGCCGTGGTCTTCTCCAACGAGGCGTCGTCGTCCTTCGGCAACATCACGTGGGAGGGCATCGAGGTCAACCACCAGTGGTCGAAGGGCATCGACTTCGAGCGCCTCCTCGCCCACGCCTCGGCCGGTGCCGGCGTGCGCTACTTCTCGTTCCTGCGCCCGCTGACCGAGCTCGCGATCATGCGCCGCTTCGGTGCCCTCACCGGCTACCACTCGGTCTTCACCAGCTGCAACCGCGCCTTCCACCTCGACGAGTCCCGGCGTCGGCTGTGGTGCGGCGAGTGCCCGAAGTGCCACTTCGTCTTCCTGTGCCTCTCGCCCTTCATGGGCCGCGAGGCGCTCCAGGGCATCTTCGGGGGACGTGACCTCTTCGCCGACCCGGACCAGCGCGAAGGCTTCCTGGAGCTGCTCAACGCCGACGGTCGGATGAAGCCGTTCGAGTGCGTGGGCGAGCCTGACGAGTGCCGCGCAGCGTTGACCCTGGTCAGCCGGCACCCCGAGTGGGAGGGCCACCCGTTCTTCACCGACCCGGCCGTCGCTGCCTGCCTCGTCGACGAGGCAGGCGTCGAGTCGGCCTTCGGCTTCAGCGACGACCACCTGCTGCCCGCCTCCTACGAGAAGGCAGCACGTGAGGTTCTCTGACCTCTCAGGGCGTCGCGTCGTCGTCTGGGGCTTCGGACGCGAGGGCGCCTCCGTCACCGAGCACCTGCGCGACCTCGGGGTCGACGTCGGCGTCGCCGAGCCCGACCGGGTCCAGGGTCCGCACCCCGACCTGGCCTACGGCGAGGAGGGGCGTACGCGTCTGCTCGCCGCCGACGTGGTGGTGAAGTCGCCCGGCGTCCCCGTCGTGCACCCCCTCCACCGTGAGCTGGTCGCGGCAGGCACCCCGGTCACCAGCCTCACCGACCTCTGGCTCAACGACAACGCCGAGCGCGTGGTCGCGGTGACCGGCACCAAGGGCAAGTCGACCACCGCCAGCCTCCTGCACCACCTCCTCGCTGCGGCCGGACTGCGCTCCTCGCTGCGCGGCAACATCGGCACCAGCGTGCTGGCCGAGACCGACCCGCCCGCCGAGGTCGTGGTCATGGAGCTCTCCAGCTACCAGGCCCAGTCGCTGACCCGCTCGCCGCGCGTCGTCGCGGTGACCTCGCTCTTCCCTGAGCACCTCACCTGGCACGGATCCCTCGAGGCGTACTTCCACGACAAGCTCAACGCGGTGGCTCACGGGCCCGAGGTCGTGGTGGTGCCGGCGGAGGCTCCCGAGGTCGTACGCCGCGTGCGCGAGCGCGTCTCGCCCGGCACCGAGGTGCTGCTCACCGACGCCGATGGCGTCCACGTCGACGAGGCCGGCGACGTGGTGTGGCCCGACGGCACCCGGGTGGCCGCCCCCGACCTCCCGCTGCCGGGTCGTCACCACGCCGCCAACATCGCGGTGGCCCTGCGGCTCGCCGGTCTCTTCGACATCGCACCCACCACCCTCGCGGCCGCGTTGCGCACCTTCGCCCCGCTGCCGCACCGCATGGAGCCGGTGCCGTCCGGCGACGAGCGGCGCTGGATCGACGACAGCCTGGCCACCGCCCCGGAGGCCGTCGTGGCCTCGCTCGCATCGTTGCCGGGCGAGCGGATCTCCGTCGTCGTCGGCGGTGAGGACCGCGGCCTGGACTTCTCACCGCTGCTCTCGCACCTGCGCTCCCACCCCGAGCTGGTGGTGCTGCTGGTGGGGCCGGCCGGAGCCCGGATCTCTGCGGAGGCCCCGGACCTGGGCGCCCACCTCTTCGACTCCTTCGGCGAGGCGGTGACCTGGGCCGGCTCGGCGGCCAACCCGGCCCGCGTCGTGCTGCTCTCCCCCGGGGCCCCGAGCTACGACGAGTTCGCCGACTACACCGAGCGCTCCGCCGCGTTCCGCGCTGCGGCGCTGGCCGCGGACGGACGCTGAGCCTCCGACCGTGAACGCCGCGACCCCGTCTCCCGGGGCGGCACGCACCTGGGTCGACGGGGTCGAGGTGACGTGCGACGCGGACGCCTGGGACCGTCGGGTGGCGAGTTTCCTCGGCTTCGGTTTCCGGCTGGTGCTGCCGGGTGGACCGGTGCGTCCCCGGGCCGCCGCGCACGCACGGGCGCAGGTCACCCGGCTCGCCGCGCTGCTCGACGCCGAGGTCGACGAGCAGCCGTGGCCGACCCTGCTCGAGGAGGAGCGGGAGTCGTCAGGCGCTGTGGAGGTCGTGGGCGGGTGGGAGCACCGGTTCCGACAGCCTCCCGGGGCTTGCAGCACCCGCGTCACCGAGCTGAGTGGGCCGACGGGCGCGGCACGGCTGCCGGGCGTTCGGACTGCTCGCGGTGTCGAGCTGCCGTGGTCGGTCAACGAGCACTCGCCCACGGTGGGGCTGCCGATGGTCTCCTCCCACGGCGCCGCGCGCGCCCGCCGCACGCTGGCCGACGGAGAGGTGGGCCTGTGGCGCAACACCGCAGGCCAGCTGGTCGACACCACCGCCGGGACGCCCCTGGTGCTGACCGCGGCAGGGTGGACGACCCCCGGGAAGCGCTCCGGTGCCGTGTGGCACCACGTCGCTGACCGCGTACGCCTCGGGCTGGGCGCCCAGGACCGTCACCCGACGCCGGACGAGGTGCTGGCGGTGGTGTGCGTCGACCCCGTGGGCTCGACCACGAGGCTCCTCGACCCCGGTCAGCGCGCCGATGACCGGGCAGCCGACGACCCGGCAGCCGACGACCAGGCAGCCGACGCCGTCGCCGAGCTCTCGGCGCAGGTGTCGAAGGTGCTCCGGGGCTGACCCGCGTCAGTCTCGGGCCAGGCGGCCCGCCACCACGGCCGCCAGGGCGGTCGTCAGCGGCACGGCGGCGACCAGCCCGATCGTGGCGACGGCGCTGCGCACGATCTCCTGCGCCAGCACCTGGTCGCTCACGACGTCACCGAGCGAGGGGTTGCTGGCCACGATCAGCACGAGCAACGGGAGCGTCGAGCCCGCGTAGGCGAGGATGATGGTGTTGATCACCGAGGCGATGTGGGCGCGGCCGACCCGCGCGGCTGCACGGTAGAGGTGGCCGACCCCGTAGTCAGGGTTCGCCCGCGCCAGCTCGGCCACGGTCGCGGACTGGGTCACGGTGACGTCGTCGAGGACGCCCAGCGAGCCGATCACGATGCCGGCCAGGAGCAGTCCACGCATGTCCACCCCGAGGTCCATCCCGACCGTGGTGGAGATGTCGTCGGTGACGCCGCTCAGGTGCAGTCCCCAGACGGCCAACCACGCCAGGACGCCGGTCAGGGCCAGGCTGGCGATCGTGCCGAGCATCGCGACGGTGGTGACCAGGCTGAAGCCGTGGGTCAGGTACATCACGCTCAGCACGATGAACGCCGATCCCACCAGCGCCATCACGACCGGCGACTCACCGCCCAGGATCCCCGGGACGACGAAGTGGAGCAGCACGAAGAAGGTCAGGGCGAGGCCGGCCAGGGAGGTCACTCCACGCCACCGGCCGAAGGCGACCACGGCGAGCACGAACGCTGCGGCGAGCACCCACATCTGCGAACCGCGTCGGTGGTCGACGACGTCGAAGGTCTGACCGTCCGGAGTCGCCATGTGGAGCATCAGCACGTCGTCACCGACGTCGAGACGTGGGGCCCCGGGTCCGTTGGGGAGCGAGACCTCGACCTCCTCCCCGACCTCGGCGGGCGGCTCGCCCTCCGTCTCGGTGGCCTCGGCGACGTCGGTGACCTTGACCGTCGCCGTGCCGCACCCGTTGACCTCGTCGGCCACCTCCTCGGCGCAGGTCTCCTTGTCGATGGAGACCACCTCGCCACCGAGCTGGCCGGCGCCCGGCGTCTGGTCCTCCCGCTGCACCTCTCCCGGCCACAACAGCACCATGGCGACCACGGTGAGGAGGGCGAACGGCACCAGGACCATCAACGCCCAACGCCGCATCCTGACGCTCTCGGGATGCGCCTCGTGCGCGTGGCTTCCGCCCACTTCCCCACTCCTCCTCGATGATCTCTGCACGTTCCGGTCGGGGGCCGAACCCACCTTCAGGATCTCAGAAGCCCGGAAGCGCCTTGACCGCGCCTGCCTTCGCCACGGATCCTCCGTTCGTGTCGATGATCCGATCTGCCGGGCTGCACGGCTTCCGCGCCACCGTGCAGGAGCTGGGCGGTGACGCCGACGACATCGCCCGGCGCTCCGGCATGTCGGTCACCGCCCTCGACTCCACCAACGAGCTGGTCTCCGACGTGGCTGTGGCGACCGCGCTCGAGACGGCAGCCGACGAGCTGGGCTGCCCCGACTTCGGCCTGCGCATGGCCAGGCGCCAGGACCTCTCCCTCCTGGGGCCACTGGGCCTGGCGGTCAAGCACTCGGAGTCCCTGGCCACGGCGCTGGACTACGTCAGCGACTTCCTCTTCGTGCACGCCGAAGGATTGCGCCTGCAGGCGGTGCCGGACCCGTTGGGCTCCCCCGGCGTGGCCGGTGTGCAGTTCGACGCAGGGCCCGACCGGACCCCGAGCCCCCAGAGCACCGGGCTGGTCCTCGGGTTCGCACACCGCGCCGCGGTGGAGCTGGTGGGCGGTCCCTACGGGTTGCGCAGCGTCGAGCTCCCCCACGTACCCTCACCCGGCGAGGCGGAGGCCTACCGGCGCCACTTCCGTGGCCCGGTGCGCGGCGGGCGCCCAGCGGCCGTCGTACGGATCACCGGCAACCTGGCCAGCCTCCTGCTGCGCGAGCACGACGAGGAGCTGCACCGGTTGGCGATCGCCATGCTCGCGCGTCACCGACGCAACCCGGCCGACGACGTCGTCCACGTCGTACGCACCGCGCTCTCGCACGCGATGGGCAAGACGCCCCTCACGCTCACCGCGGTGGCCAGGCAGGTGAGCGTGCACCCCCGCACGTTGCAACGTCTGCTGGAGGCCCACGGGACGTCGTTCGGCGAGGTGCTCGACGACCTGCGCCGCCACACGGCTCGGCAGCTGCTCACCGGCACCGACCTGCCGATCGCCCAGGTCGCCCAGCGGATCGGCTACGCGGAGGCCGCCACCTTCTCGCGACGGGCGCGAGCATGGTGGGGCGCCACGGCCGCAGCTGTGCGGCAAAGCGCCCACTTGTCGTCATCCGACAAGACGTTGTCGTGATCTGACAACCAGCCGTCCGGGCTTTCCGCCACCGTTGTCGCCAAGGGAGACAGCCGTGTCGTCGGTGCGCTCGCGCGCGCCGGCTCACGGGAGATCAGTGTGAGGGAGCCTGGAATGATCCGATCAACCCGCGTCGCTGCCGCTGTCGGCGTCGTGCTGCTCAGCCTGCTGAGCCCCACCACCCCCGCCTCCGCCGCAGAGGGTGACTTCTACACGCCGCCGGCAGAGCTGCCGGCGGCCAACGGCGCACTCGTCAAGGCCGAGCCCATGAAGCTCGGCATCTCGTTCCCGCTGGGCGGCCGGGAGACCCGCCTGCCCGGGACGGCCACGCGGATCATGTACCGCACCACCACCGAGGGTGGCACCGCTGCCGCCGTCTCCGGCGTCTACATCGAGCCCTCCAAGCGGTGGTCCGGCACCGGCGACCGTCCCTTGGTGTCGTTCTCCGTCGGCACCCAGGGCGTCGCCGACGCCTGCGCTCCGTCGAAGACCCTCGAGAGGTTCGTCAACGTCGAGAACGACAAGTTCATGGTCGGCTACGAGGTGCCCTCCATCTACGGCTTCCTCAACGACGGCGTGGCCGTCGTGGTCACCGACTACGTCGGCCTGGGCACCCCCGGCGTGCACACGTACATGAACCGCATCGACCAGGGCAACGCCGTGCT includes these proteins:
- a CDS encoding long-chain-fatty-acid--CoA ligase yields the protein MSAESPLWAQSYAPGVPLTLEYGDTTVLDLFESAAEAYGDRPALDFMGRITSYAATHDAVLRAASGLRDLGVRAGDNVALVMPNCPQNVIAFLAVLRLGATVVEHNPLYTASELRGPFLDHGARVAVVWDKVAGVVGSLKDDCALEHVVAVDLTSELPLTKRLALKLPIAKARAARDQLHAPAPGTTPWRELLAHEPLPDDHPRPVADDVALTLYTSGTTGAPKGVPLRHRNLVANVLQGQKWVSGMVPGQESVLVALPLFHAYGITVSVLLGLSVAAKLVLLPKPEIPLVMEAIKRDVPSFVPAVPPLYQRIVDEAERSGVSIRGIKWALSGAMPLHAPLVDRWEAATGGLLVEGYGLTETSPVIVGNPMSKGRRPGSIGVPFPDTQVRIVDPENLDREVELGERGELLVKGPQVFDGYRGLPEETAAAFHDGWFRTGDIVTMAPDGFITVVDRIKEVVITGGFNVYPSEVEAVLRRHPSVADAAVVGVRTIEDLEEVVAAVVAAEGETVDPEDVRSFARAELTRYKVPRRIVVVETLPTNQMGKVLRREVVDLLQQ
- a CDS encoding chorismate mutase, translating into MTDEKALAELGRLRASIDNLDAALVHLLAERFKCTQRVGELKASAAMPPADPAREEYQIKRLRGLAESSGLDPQFAEKILGLIIEQVIRNHRSLQEK
- the murD gene encoding UDP-N-acetylmuramoyl-L-alanine--D-glutamate ligase; the encoded protein is MRFSDLSGRRVVVWGFGREGASVTEHLRDLGVDVGVAEPDRVQGPHPDLAYGEEGRTRLLAADVVVKSPGVPVVHPLHRELVAAGTPVTSLTDLWLNDNAERVVAVTGTKGKSTTASLLHHLLAAAGLRSSLRGNIGTSVLAETDPPAEVVVMELSSYQAQSLTRSPRVVAVTSLFPEHLTWHGSLEAYFHDKLNAVAHGPEVVVVPAEAPEVVRRVRERVSPGTEVLLTDADGVHVDEAGDVVWPDGTRVAAPDLPLPGRHHAANIAVALRLAGLFDIAPTTLAAALRTFAPLPHRMEPVPSGDERRWIDDSLATAPEAVVASLASLPGERISVVVGGEDRGLDFSPLLSHLRSHPELVVLLVGPAGARISAEAPDLGAHLFDSFGEAVTWAGSAANPARVVLLSPGAPSYDEFADYTERSAAFRAAALAADGR
- a CDS encoding patatin-like phospholipase family protein, which produces MTTGKRIALALGGGGARGYAHIGVVRVLEERGYEVVGIAGTSMGSLVGALHAKGVLGEYEHWVSRLTQRDVIRLLDPTLRSPGAIKGDRVMARVSELLAGARVEDLPMPFTAVATDLLGRKEVWFQEGPVDMAVRASIALPSFFTPVMLNGRLLADGGLMNPVPIAPLSGLDVDLVVAVNVNGTPVGAERVRESADPRTESEWQERLRRTASQVFDSETGRRITSWLAARRAETTHPEIEGDDATGLPAHEEAGGSFEGLPADLGMLSVMELSLDALQSVVTRYRLASYPPDVMITMPKDICKTLDFHRAAEMVEVGRTYAERALEAHAQLRDVQPDQY
- a CDS encoding PAS domain-containing sensor histidine kinase; translated protein: MPDAPETPTPRDPLRGVLLEALLRGTSLAIAVGDTQGRVRLMSPGLQELIQNRFSPVPVEDIPRYFRVYTEDGSRLLRSDEEPLNRARLGETFQDQVMAVELLDGSHVVLRARGAPLLGEDGAVQGGFVLFDDITAQRAQVERQNALRDRLVETVNHELRTPLTALLGHAEMLEDLVPQLPGWAATSLDRVLEAGERLSDLVRSVSALVDLEEVGHVHPAEHDLVPLLKRCVDDATAKRPCHGVVVTAPPTLMAMVDERLLARSLNALLVNALQHGPPGAPVHLTARQTNAGIEVTVEDRGAGISRAERERLVMPFERGVEGLTARPGRGLGLAVARSVAEAHGGGLELHDNEPNGLRAVLRLPSPVHRA
- a CDS encoding YibE/F family protein, yielding MGGSHAHEAHPESVRMRRWALMVLVPFALLTVVAMVLLWPGEVQREDQTPGAGQLGGEVVSIDKETCAEEVADEVNGCGTATVKVTDVAEATETEGEPPAEVGEEVEVSLPNGPGAPRLDVGDDVLMLHMATPDGQTFDVVDHRRGSQMWVLAAAFVLAVVAFGRWRGVTSLAGLALTFFVLLHFVVPGILGGESPVVMALVGSAFIVLSVMYLTHGFSLVTTVAMLGTIASLALTGVLAWLAVWGLHLSGVTDDISTTVGMDLGVDMRGLLLAGIVIGSLGVLDDVTVTQSATVAELARANPDYGVGHLYRAAARVGRAHIASVINTIILAYAGSTLPLLVLIVASNPSLGDVVSDQVLAQEIVRSAVATIGLVAAVPLTTALAAVVAGRLARD
- a CDS encoding MaoC family dehydratase, producing MAKTNAGNFFEDFTVGQVIEHATPRTVTEGDRALYGALYPTRFALPSSAEFAASVGLRGAPVEELIAFHIGFGKTVPDISLNAVANLGYAECRFLEPVVAGDTLTTKSEVIGLKQNSNGRTGVVHVRSTATNQRDEVAVEWVRWVMVHKRDASAPAPETVVPELAQVVDVADLVVPEGLDFRDYDFTAAGEPHRFDDYEVGEKIDHVDGVTLTDAEHMMATRLWQNTAKVHFNTEARPDGKRLIYGGHIISMARALSFNGLANAQLIAAINAGAHASPAFAGDTVYAWSEVLDKAETSAPGVGALRLRLVATRGRDESMTLRGEDGKYAPDVLLDLDLWALVPR
- a CDS encoding AraC family transcriptional regulator, which codes for MIRSAGLHGFRATVQELGGDADDIARRSGMSVTALDSTNELVSDVAVATALETAADELGCPDFGLRMARRQDLSLLGPLGLAVKHSESLATALDYVSDFLFVHAEGLRLQAVPDPLGSPGVAGVQFDAGPDRTPSPQSTGLVLGFAHRAAVELVGGPYGLRSVELPHVPSPGEAEAYRRHFRGPVRGGRPAAVVRITGNLASLLLREHDEELHRLAIAMLARHRRNPADDVVHVVRTALSHAMGKTPLTLTAVARQVSVHPRTLQRLLEAHGTSFGEVLDDLRRHTARQLLTGTDLPIAQVAQRIGYAEAATFSRRARAWWGATAAAVRQSAHLSSSDKTLS